The genomic stretch AGTTTGATATGGAGATTTCTGACGAAGATGCTGAAAAGATTGCAACAGTCGGCGACGCTGTGAACTACATACAAAACCAGCAATAAGCTGATGCTAAAAGTCCCGCCGAAACGCGGGGCTTTAGCCCTTTATTCGTGCAGTTATTACAGCATGCCGCTTTTACGCGCGCTGTATCCGGTTTAGTCAGAGAAGCGCGGTGAACCTGATGTGCCTATGGAGGTTACTATGTCAAAACACTCACATTATAAAGATAAAAAAAAGTTCTATAAAAAAGTAGAACAATTTAAAGAGTTTCAAGAACGGATTTCGGTTCACTTTCAAAATGAAAAGCTTTTGTATCAAGCATTTACACATTCATCTTATGTGAATGAGCATCGGAAAAAGCCGTATGAAGATAATGAAAGGCTTGAATTTTTAGGTGACGCTGTTTTGGAACTGACGATCTCCAGATTCTTATTTGCCAAATACCCGGCTATGAGTGAAGGAGATTTGACGAAATTGAGAGCCGCAATTGTTTGCGAACCGTCTCTCGTTTCATTGGCTCACGAGCTGTCATTCGGCGATCTTGTCCTGTTGGGTAAAGGCGAGGAAATGACAGGCGGAAGAAAGCGTCCTGCTCTATTGGCGGATGTTTTTGAGGCATTTATCGGAGCCTTGTACCTTGACCAAGGATTAGAGCCGGTCGAAAGTTTCTTAAAAGTTTATGTGTTCCCTAAAATTAACGATGGTGCTTTTTCTCATGTGATGGATTTCAAAAGCCAGCTGCAGGAATACGTGCAGCGGGACGGCAAAGGCTCTCTGGAGTATAAAATCTCCAACGAAAAAGGACCTGCGCACAACCGTGAATTTGAAGCCATCGTATCTCTAAAAGGTGAACCACTCGGAGTCGGAAACGGCCGTTCAAAGAAAGAAGCCGAACAGCACGCTGCTCAGGAAGCTTTAGCTAAATTGCAAAAACACCATACGAAACAATAAAATCCCCCTTATGACTCAGGGGGATTTCAGTATGTATGCCGTCTTATTTGACCAATGTTTATGATAGAATTGAAATACTTATTACATAAGGAGGATCGCTATGTTCCTCAAACGTTTAGACGTTATAGGATTTAAATCATTTGCAGAACGGATTTCCGTAGACTTCGTTAAAGGCGTGACAGCAGTTGTCGGGCCGAACGGAAGCGGAAAAAGCAACATCACGGATGCCATTCGCTGGGTTCTCGGCGAACAATCGGCACGCTCTCTTCGCGGCGGAAAAATGGAAGACATCATTTTTGCTGGGAGTGATTCAAGAAAGCGATTAAATCTAGCTGAAGTTACGCTTACTCTTGATAATGATGATCATTTCTTGCCAATTGACTTCCACGAGGTGAGTGTCACAAGACGTGTGTACAGATCAGGTGAGAGTGAGTTTCTGATTAACAATCAGCCATGCCGCTTGAAAGATATTATTGATTTATTTATGGACTCTGGGCTTGGTAAAGAAGCATTTTCTATTATCAGCCAAGGGAAAGTGGAAGAGATCCTGAGCAGCAAAGCGGAGGATCGCCGCAGTATCTTTGAAGAAGCGGCCGGGGTGCTTAAATATAAAACGAGAAAGAAAAAAGCAGAAAATAAACTGTTTGAGACACAGGACAATCTAAATCGGGTAGAAGATATATTACATGAGCTTGAAGGACAGGTTGAACCTCTTAAAATTCAAGCTTCAATAGCGAAAGACTACCTTGAGAAAAAGAAAGAGCTGGAGCATGTTGAAATTGCGCTGACTGCCTATGATATCGAAGAGCTGCATGGTAAATGGTCGACTCTTAAAGAGAAAGTGCAGATGGCAAAAGAAGAAGAGCTTGCTGAATCGTCTGCTATTTCTGCGAAAGAAGCAAAGATTGAGGATACAAGGGACAAAATACAAGCGCTTGATGAGTCAGTAGATGAGCTCCAGCAAGTTTTACTGGTAACTAGTGAAGAGCTGGAAAAGCTTGAAGGCCGTAAAGAAGTCCTGAAAGAACGAAAGAAAAACGCTGTGCAAAACCAAGAACAGCTTGAAGAAGCCATCGTTCAGTTCCAGCAAAAAGAAACGGTTCTGAAAGAAGAGCTTTCGAAGCAGGAAGCTGTCTTCGAAACGCTTCAGGCTGAGGTGAAGCAGTTAAGGGCGCAAGTAAAAGAAAAACAGCAGGCTCTCAGTCTTCACAATGAAAATGTCGAAGAGAAAATCGAGCAGCTGAAAAGTGATTATTTTGAGCTGTTAAACAGCCAGGCTTCGATACGCAACGAACTCCAGCTTCTTGATGACCAGATGTCCCAATCCGCTGTCACATTGCAGAGACTTGCGGACAACAATGAAAAGCACCTGCAGGAACGGCATGATATTTCTGCGCGTAAAGCCGCATGTGAAACGGAATTTGCCCGAATTGAGCAGGAGATTCACAGTCAAGTCGGTGCATATCGTGATATGCAGACAAAATATGAGCAGAAAAAGCGCCAATACGAAAAAAATGAATCCGCTCTGTATCAGGCATACCAATACGTTCAGCAAGCGAGATCAAAAAAGGACATGCTTGAGACGATGCAGGGAGATTTCTCCGGCTTTTATCAAGGTGTTAAAGAAGTGCTGAAAGCGAAAGAGCGCCTTGGCGGAATTCGCGGAGCGGTTCTTGAGCTGATTTCTACAGAACAGAAGTATGAAACGGCCATTGAAATAGCGCTCGGCGCTTCTGCTCAACACGTCGTGACCGACGATGAACAATCTGCCCGCAAAGCGATTCAATATTTAAAGCAGAATTCCTTCGGCCGGGCGACGTTTCTGCCTCTTTCTGTTATTAGAGACCGCCAGCTTCAAAGCCGTGACGCGGAAACAGCCGCCCGGCATTCATCATTTCTCGGGGTTGCCAGTGAACTTGTCACATTTGATCCTGCGTATCGAAGCGTCATCCAGAATCTTCTTGGAACCGTTCTGATCACAGAGGACTTAAAGGGTGCAAACGAGCTTGCGAAGCTTCTCGGGCACCGGTACCGCATCGTAACCCTTGAGGGAGATGTTGTGAACCCCGGTGGTTCAATGACGGGCGGCGCGGTTAAAAAGAAAAATAACTCCCTCCTTGGAAGAAGCCGGGAGCTAGAAGATGTGACGAAACGGCTCGCTGAAATGGAAGAGAAAACGGCACTGCTTGAACAAGAGGTCAAAACCCTTAAGCACTCCATTCAGGATATGGAGAAAAAACTGGCTGACTTAAGAGAAACCGGGGAAGGCTTAAGGTTAAAGCAGCAGGATGTGAAAGGCCAGCTGTACGAACTTCAAGTTGCCGAGAAAAATATCAATACCCATTTAGAGCTCTATGATCAAGAAAAATCTGCTCTGTCAGAAAGCGATGAAGAGAGAAAAGTGCGCAAACGCAAGCTTGAAGAAGAGCTCTCTGCCGTATCTGAAAAGATGAAACAGCTTGAAGAGGACATAGACAGACTGACAAAACAAAAACAAACGCAATCCTCAACGAAAGAGTCTCTCTCCAACGAGCTGACTGAGCTGAAGATCGCAGCGGCCAAAAAAGAGCAGGCTTGCAAGGGGGAAGAGGACAACCTTGCCAGATTAAAGAAAGAGCTCACTGAAACAGAGCTTGCGTTAAAAGAAGCAAAAGAAGACTTAAGCTTCTTAACGTCAGAGATGTCATCTAGCACCAGCGGCGAAGAAAAGCTGGAAGAAGCAGCAAAACATAAATTGAATGACAAAACGAAAACGATCGAACTGATTGCATTAAGGCGCGATCAGCGCATCAAGCTTCAGCATGGGCTTGATACGTATGAGCGTGAGCTGAAAGAAATGAAACGCCTGTATAAACAAAAAACAACGCTCTTAAAAGACGAAGAAGTCAAACTTGGACGAATGGAAGTCGAGCTTGATAATTTACTCCAATACTTACGGGAGGAATACAGCTTGTCCTTTGAGGGGGCAAAAGAGAAATATCAGCTTGAAACTGATCCAGAGGAAGCCAGAAAGCGCGTGAAGCTGATTAAACTCGCAATTGAAGAGCTGGGTACCGTGAACCTCGGAAGCATAGATGAGTTTGAGAGGGTCAACGAACGGTACAAGTTTCTGTCGGAACAAAAAGAAGATTTAACAGAAGCGAAAAATACCTTGTTCCAAGTGATTGAAGAAATGGATGAAGAAATGACGAAGCGCTTTAACGACACATTCGTCCAAATCCGCTCACACTTTGATCAAGTTTTCCGCTCCTTATTCGGAGGAGGGCGAGCTGAACTGAGGCTCACCGATCCTAACGATCTGCTTCATTCAGGAGTCGAGATTATCGCTCAGCCGCCGGGGAAAAAGCTGCAAAACTTAAACCTCCTGTCAGGCGGAGAGCGTGCGCTTACTGCTATAGCGCTCTTATTCTCAATCCTAAAGGTTCGTCCAGTGCCGTTTTGCGTCCTTGACGAAGTAGAGGCTGCGCTCGACGAAGCGAATGTGTTCCGATTTGCGCAGTATTTAAAAAAATACAGCAGCGATACTCAGTTTATTGTGATTACCCACAGAAAAGGAACGATGGAGGAAGCGGATGTGCTTTATGGCGTAACCATGCAGGAATCCGGTGTTTCCAAGGTAATTTCAGTTAAGCTGGAAGAAACAAAAGAATTCGTTCAGTAACGAGGAAAGAGGTTAAAAGATGAGCTTTTTTAAAAAATTAAAAGAGAAAATCACAAAACAGACAGATTCCGTATCTGAAAAGTTTAAGGATGGCCTTGAAAAAACAAGAAACTCCTTTCAAAACAAAGTGAATGATCTTGTATCCCGTTACCGTAAAGTGGATGAGGATTTCTTCGAAGAGCTTGAAGAGGTTCTTATCAGCGCGGATGTCGGTTTTACAACCGTTATGGAATTAATAGATGAGCTGAAAAAAGAAGTCAAACGCAGAAATATTCAAGATCCAAAGGAAGTCCAGTCAGTGATTTCTGAGAAACTGGTCGAGATTTATAACAGCGGAGATGAGCAAATTTCAGAACTGAACATCCAGGATGGGCGTTTAAACGTAATCCTTCTGGTAGGTGTAAACGGCGTCGGGAAAACAACAACGATCGGAAAGCTTGCTCATAAAATGAAACAAGAAGGAAAATCTGTTGTACTTGCCGCCGGAGACACTTTTAGAGCGGGAGCCATTGAACAGCTGGAAGTATGGGGAGAGCGTACAGGAGTGCCTGTCATTAAGCAGACGGCAGGAAGCGATCCGGCGGCTGTCATCTACGATGCTGTTCATGCTGCGAAAGCAAGAAATGCCGATGTATTAATTTGTGATACGGCAGGGCGTCTCCAAAACAAAGTAAATCTCATGAAAGAGCTTGAAAAAGTAAAACGTGTTATCGAAAGAGAAGTTCCTGAAGCTCCGCATGAGGTGCTGCTTGCCCTTGATGCCACGACCGGCCAAAATGCAATGGCTCAGGCAAAAGAATTCTCTAAAGCAACAAATGTTACCGGCATTGCTTTAACGAAGCTTGACGGTACGGCAAAAGGCGGTATCGTCCTTGCGATTCGCAACGAGCTTCACATCCCGGTTAAACTAGTCGGTTTAGGAGAAAAAGTTGATGACCTTCAGGAATTTGATCCAGAATCCTATGTGTACGGACTCTTTTCAGATTTAGTGGAAAAAGCCGACGATTAAGAAAAAGGCCCCAACATCTTGGGGCCTTTTTCTTTTTTATCTTCTTACTTGATAGGCGAAATGATAAAGGCTGTTATCAGTGGATACCAGTCTTGACTCACCAGAAAAAACTCTGAATGGGATGATGTCATAGTAATGAACGGAAACAGATGTGTAATACGTATAGTAACCAGCAGCTGGCCCCAAATACATTGGAACCTCAAATGTTCCGTTTGCATCAGTCGTTCCTGAAGCAGTTTGTGTTGTGTTTCCGACCTTCGTGTCCGCTTCAAATCTTACGGGCGCGTTTGGCACTGGCTGTCCGTTTTGGTCGAGTAATTTGCCGCTTACTGTAATATTGTACTTGACTCGCCAATATTGACCTTGTCCGTAATTGATTTTACCGTATACCCCTCCATCTGTGCTGATATTTGTGATTGAGGCCTTATAAGGTGCCTCAGCAGCGTCTGCTTGCTGTGCCGGGAAACCTATTGTAAACAGGGCTGCCAGACATAACATAAACAATAAACCGATTTTTTTCATAAAAATCCTCCTTAAAATAGGGTTCATATACAATATCGGAATAAATTGGATGATATTTAGCGTATTTTGGAAAAGTTAATCGCCGCTTTGACAAGATAAAAACTTGACAGTGTCATTAAAACCGTGTAAACTAAGTTATCGTAAAGGGATTTGACTTAACAAAGGGGAGAGCTCAAATGTCACTCGAAAAGACAACGAGAATGAATTATCTGTTTGATTTTTATCAGTCGTTGTTGACGTCAAAACAGAAGAGCTATATGTCGCTTTATTATTTGGACGATTTCTCCCTAGGCGAAATAGCCGAAGAATATGAGGTTTCAAGACAAGCTGTTTATGATAACATCAAACGAACAGAAGCAATGCTTGAACAATATGAAGAAAAGCTGCTCCTTTTGAAAAAGTTTCAGGAGCGTAAAGAGATGTTTAATAAGCTGAAGGAGCTTGCTTCCGGTTCAAAAGAAGAGGAAGAAATTACAGCTCTGATTGAAGCGCTTGAGAAATTAGATTAGGAGGCGGCAAACTATGGCATTTGAAGGATTAGCCGACCGACTGCAGCAGACGATTTCTAAAATCCGCGGAAAAGGGAAAGTCAGCGAACAAGATGTAAAAGAGATGATGCGTGAGGTCCGTCTTGCGCTGCTTGAGGCTGACGTTAACTTTAAAGTAGTCAAGGATTTTGTCAAAAAAGTAAGTGAACGCGCTGTAGGCCAAGACGTCATGAAAAGTCTGACGCCCGGCCAGCAGGTCATTAAAGTTGTTCAAGAGGAACTGACTGAGCTGATGGGCGGCGAAGAGAGCAAAATCGCCGTCGCAAAAAGGCCGCCGACTGTTATTATGATGGTCGGTCTCCAAGGTGCCGGTAAAACGACAACAAGCGGTAAGCTTGCGAATCTGCTGCGCAAAAAGCATAATCGCAAACCGATGCTGGTTGCTGCCGATATTTACCGCCCAGCCGCAATTAAGCAGCTGGAAACACTCGGCAAACAGCTTGATATGCCTGTTTTCTCTCTTGGCGATCAGGTCAGTCCTGTAGAAATAGCTAAACAGGCTATTGAGAAAGCCAAGGAAGAACATTATGACTACGTCATTTTGGATACGGCAGGGCGCTTGCATATCGACCATGAACTGATGGATGAACTGACCAACGTCAAAGAAATCGCGAATCCGGAAGAAATTTTCCTGGTTGTCGATTCAATGACCGGTCAGGACGCTGTGAATGTTGCCAAAAGCTTTAATGAACAGCTCGGTTTAACCGGTGTTGTGTTGACTAAGCTGGATGGAGACACACGCGGCGGGGCTGCGCTTTCTATTCGCGCTGTCACAAACACGCCAATTAAGTTTGCAGGTTTGGGCGAAAAGCTTGATGCGTTAGAGCCGTTCCATCCTGAACGCATGGCATCAAGGATTCTCGGCATGGGCGACGTGCTGACATTGATTGAAAAAGCACAGGCCAGCGTTGATGAAGACAAAGCCAAAGAGCTGGAACAAAAAATGAGAACGATGAGCTTCACATTGGACGATTTTCTGGAGCAGCTCGGGCAAGTCAGAAACATGGGGCCGCTTGATGAGCTTCTGCAAATGATGCCGGGTGCAGGTAAAATGAAGGGCCTGAAAAACATCCAAGTTGATGAAAAACAGCTGAATCATGTGGAAGCAATCATCAAATCAATGACTGTTCTTGAAAAAGAACAGCCGGATATTATCAATGCCAGCCGGCGGAAGCGGATTGCAAAAGGAAGCGGGACATCCGTACAGGAAGTCAACCGTCTGCTTAAGCAGTTTGATGAAATGAAAAAAATGATGAAGCAGATGACAAACATGTCAAAAGGCAAGAAAAAAGGGTTTAAGCTACCTTTTATGTAATCGGTTATACATGATAAAACCGTTGTTAAGAAAAAACACTTTACAAACACTTTTATCATTGTTAATATACTATCTTGTTGAAATATTTTCGGAGGTGCTAGTAAAATGGCAGTAAAAATTCGTTTAAAACGTATGGGAGCAAAAAAATCTCCTTTCTATCGTATTGTTGTAGCAGATTCTCGTTCACCACGTGACGGCCGTTTCATCGAAACAGTCGGAACTTACAACCCGGTTGCAAAACCAGCGGAAGTAAAAATTGACGAAGAGCTTGCTCTTAAATGGCTTCAAACTGGAGCGAAACCATCTGATACAGTTCGCAACTTGTTCTCTAGCCAAGGAATCATGGAAAAATTCCACAACGCTAAACAAGGCAAGTAATGACTGATCAACACTTGGAAGATTTGATTGTCCACATTGTGACGCCGCTTGTTGATCATCCAGATGACATTCGCGTCATAAGAGAAGAAACCGATCAAAAGATTGCGCTGCGCTTATCTGTCCATAAGTCAGATACCGGTAAAGTTATCGGAAAGCAAGGCCGGACTGCAAAAGCGATTCGAACAGCTGTATTTGCAGCTGGCGTACAGTCTTCTAAGAAAGTTCAATTTGAAATATTTGACTAAAAGGGAGAGGGCCGGCACCTCCCCTTTTTTTACACGCAAAAAAAGGGTAAACTGATAGAAGCTTAGGCAAAATAGAAAAGCCTGGACGAGTAAAAGTTTTAAAAGCGGGGAGCTTGGTGCGATGCAAATTATTCACCGTGTAGCCGTTATGCAAGTCTTAACCGAGCGCAGTAAAGAAAAGCTTTTAGCTTCTTTTGCTGAGAAGAAACAAATGCTTGAACGAGAATGCAGCCAGCTCTATTTTCAGCTTAGAAAACATGAGAAAGAACAGCAAAACCCTAATATGATTGAACAATTTAAAAAGGCAATAGAAAAGCGAAAAGATGATATAAAAATCATTGATTTTCAAATTGCTCAAGTACATACATTGCCGCTTGGCAGTGAGTTGAAAGAAAAGGAAGTCGATGCGCTGCTGACGATTGAAGCCGGGGATGACTGGCATGAGAAAACAGCAGCGAACACCATCGTCATAAAAGACGGAAAAGTAATTGAAATTCGCCAGAGGTGATCATATGACAAAGCGATGGTTTAATGTAGGCAAAATCGTAAATACCCACGGAATCAAAGGCGAAGTGCGGGTGATTTCAAAAACAGATTTTGCCGAAGAACGATACAAGCCGGGAAACACGCTGTATTTGTTTATGGACGGCCGTAACGAACCAGTGGAGGTAACGGTAAACACACATAGACTGCATAAGCAATTTCATCTCCTGCAGTTTAAAGAAAGACAAAACCTAAATGAAGTAGAAGAGCTGAAAAACGCAATCATTAAAGTTCCTGAAGAAGAATTAGGAGAGCTGAATGAGGGTGAATTTTATTTCCACGAAATTATTGGGTGTGAAGTATTTACTGAAGAAGGCGAACTCATCGGAAAGGTCAAAGAAATTTTGACGCCTGGAGCCAATGACGTTTGGGTCATCGGACGAAAAGGAAAAAAAGACGCACTCATTCCTTACATTGAATCAGTGGTTAAACATATCGATGTCAGGGAAAAGAAAATTGAGATTGAACTCATGGAAGGGTTAATAGACGAATGAAAATCGATTTTTTGACGCTGTTTCCCGAAATGTTTGAAGGCGTGCTCGGCTCATCGATTCTTCAAAAAGCCCAGGAAAAAGATGCGGTGCAGTTTCAAGTCGTAAATTTCCGAGAGTACTCTGATAACAAGCACAATACTGTTGATGATTATCCTTATGGCGGCGGGGCAGGCATGGTTCTCAAGCCCCAGCCTGTTTTTGACGCGGTCGAGGACCTGACATCAAAGGCAGCCGCTGCTCCGCGTATTATCCTCGTATGCCCGCAAGGTGAGCGTTTTACCCAAAAAAAAGCCGAACAATTAGCTAAGGAAGAGCATTTGCTGTTCATTTGCGGCCACTATGAAGGCTATGATGAACGCATTCGCGAGCACTTGGTAACGGATGAAATATCAATTGGCGACTTTGTTCTGACGGGCGGTGAGCTCCCTGCAATGATGATCGCAGACAGTGTGGTCAGACTGCTTCCGGGTGTACTGGGTAAAGAGGCTTCCCATATTGAGGATTCCTTCAGCACCGGACTTTTAGAGCACCCGCATTATACAAGACCGGCAGATTACAAAGGTTTAAAAGTGCCTGAAACACTCTTGTCAGGAAACCATGCAAAAATTGAAGAATGGCGGAATAAAGAATCGATCAGAAGGACCTACCTAAGACGTCCGGATCTGTTGAAAGACCACCCGCTTACAGAGCAGCAAAGAAAGTGGATTTCTGAATGGGAAAAAGAATAGATTTTATTGCATAGGCTATGAAATTGTGATAAGATACTACTTGTGGCTTAAGCGGGCTTATCCGCTGCAAGCTTGAAAACGATGTTCCGCTGTGCCGGTTTTTGTGGCCAAGAGCATCTGTTGGAAGGAGTTGAAAACGATGCAAAAACTAATTGAAGATATCACAAAAGAACAGCTTCGTACTGATCTTCCTGCGTTCCGTCCTGGTGACACTTTACGTGTACACGTTAAAGTTGTTGAGGGTAACCGTGAGCGTATCCAGATCTTTGAAGGTGTTGTGATTAAGCGTCGTGGTGGTGGAATCAGCGAAACGTTCACAGTTCGTAAGATTTCTTACGGTGTTGGCGTTGAACGTACTTTCCCAGTACACACACCAAAAATCGCGAAAATCGAAGTTGTACGTTACGGTAAAGTACGCCGTGCTAAACTTTACTACCTGCGTGAACTTCGCGGAAAAGCGGCTCGTATTAAAGAGATCAGACGATAATGATAACGAACGAAAAGAGCTTGTTACCTGTAACAAGCTCTTTTTTTATACAGAATTTGAAAATGCCGGACAGGCATCGTAAAATACATAAAGGACAACAATGAATCATGCATACTGAAGATAAAGGCGGTGTTCGTGTCACATGACAATTCAATGGTTCCCGGGCCATATGGCAAAAGCAAGAAGGGAAGTAACCGAAAAATTAAAATTAATCGATATCGTATATGAATTGGTAGATGCCAGAATTCCAATGTCATCAAGAAACCCAATGATTGAAGATATTCTAAAAAACAAGCCGCGAATTATGCTGTTAAACAAGGCTGACAAAGCAGATGCGGCAGTTACACAGCAGTGGAAAGAGCACTTTGAGAACCAGGGGATCCGCTCTCTGTCTATTAATTCTGTAAATGGACAAGGGTTAAATCAAATTGTGCCTGCATCAAAAGAGATCCTCCAAGAAAAATTTGACCGGATGCGTGCGAAAGGTGTGAAGCCGAGAGCGATTCGCGCTTTGA from Bacillus subtilis subsp. subtilis str. 168 encodes the following:
- the rimM gene encoding 16S rRNA processing protein (Evidence 2a: Function from experimental evidences in other organisms; PubMedId: 15496525, 16014871, 27382067; Product type f: factor), translated to MTKRWFNVGKIVNTHGIKGEVRVISKTDFAEERYKPGNTLYLFMDGRNEPVEVTVNTHRLHKQFHLLQFKERQNLNEVEELKNAIIKVPEEELGELNEGEFYFHEIIGCEVFTEEGELIGKVKEILTPGANDVWVIGRKGKKDALIPYIESVVKHIDVREKKIEIELMEGLIDE
- the ylqD gene encoding hypothetical protein (Evidence 4: Unknown function but conserved in other organisms; PubMedId: 22720735), which translates into the protein MQIIHRVAVMQVLTERSKEKLLASFAEKKQMLERECSQLYFQLRKHEKEQQNPNMIEQFKKAIEKRKDDIKIIDFQIAQVHTLPLGSELKEKEVDALLTIEAGDDWHEKTAANTIVIKDGKVIEIRQR
- the trmD gene encoding tRNA(m1G37)methyltransferase (Evidence 2a: Function from experimental evidences in other organisms; PubMedId: 10094308, 11532950, 12682299, 12773376, 15060037, 27881678, 28601227; Product type e: enzyme); this translates as MKIDFLTLFPEMFEGVLGSSILQKAQEKDAVQFQVVNFREYSDNKHNTVDDYPYGGGAGMVLKPQPVFDAVEDLTSKAAAAPRIILVCPQGERFTQKKAEQLAKEEHLLFICGHYEGYDERIREHLVTDEISIGDFVLTGGELPAMMIADSVVRLLPGVLGKEASHIEDSFSTGLLEHPHYTRPADYKGLKVPETLLSGNHAKIEEWRNKESIRRTYLRRPDLLKDHPLTEQQRKWISEWEKE
- the rplS gene encoding ribosomal protein L19 (Evidence 2a: Function from experimental evidences in other organisms; PubMedId: 12682299, 16272117, 27477481; Product type f: factor) — translated: MQKLIEDITKEQLRTDLPAFRPGDTLRVHVKVVEGNRERIQIFEGVVIKRRGGGISETFTVRKISYGVGVERTFPVHTPKIAKIEVVRYGKVRRAKLYYLRELRGKAARIKEIRR